The proteins below are encoded in one region of Nyctibius grandis isolate bNycGra1 chromosome 7, bNycGra1.pri, whole genome shotgun sequence:
- the MLH1 gene encoding DNA mismatch repair protein Mlh1 isoform X1, producing MAGVIRRLDEAVVNRIAAGEVIQRPANAIKEMIENCLDAKSTSIQVVVKEGGLKLIQVQDNGCGIRKEDLDIVCERFTTSKLQKFEDLASISTYGFRGEALASISHVAHVTVTTKTADAKCAYRATYSDGKIKAPPKPCAGNQGTQITVEDLFYNVNTRRKALKNPNEEYAKILEVVSRYAIHNSGISFSVKKQGDTVSDVRTLSNASTVDNIRSIFGNAVSRELIEVGCEDPSLAFKMKGYITNANYSVKKCIFLLFINHRLVESAALRKAIETVYAAYLPKSTHPFLYLSLEIAPQNVDVNVHPTKHEVHFLHEDSILERVQQHVESKLLGSNSSRMYFTQTLLPGADCSSSEVVKPAANSSAVTKGTSDKVYAHQMVRTDSREQKLDAFLQPVNNPLSTGPTEVTTEVNAGPSEGVGRPQDAEMEDDSDLVEMADVQEDTQMPGGPSESGHLSPEPVPPRKRPREDVDVEMEKDDTRKDMTAACTPRRRIINLTSVLTLQEEISNQAHANLQEMLHDHSFVGCVGPQWALAQYQTKLYLLNTTRLSQELFYQILIYDFANFGVLRLSEPAPLYELSMLALEDPESGWTEEDGPKEGLAEYIVEFLKKKTEMLKDYFSLEIDEEGNLLGLPLLIDNYVPPLEGLPMFILRLATEVNWDEEKECFESLSKELAMFYSIRKQYIIDEANLTNSQNEDSDSGSTTWKWTVEHVLYKAFRTHLLPPKHFTEDGNILQLANLPDLYKVFERC from the exons ATGGCCGGTGTAATCCGGCGGCTGGATGAAGCCGTGGTGAACCGCATCGCGGCCGGCGAGGTCATCCAGAGGCCGGCGAACGCCATCAAGGAGATGATAGAGAACTG TTTGGATGCTAAATCTACGAGTATCCAGGTAGTAGTTAAAGAAGGTGGTCTGAAGCTCATCCAGGTCCAAGATAACGGCTGTGGTATCAGA AAAGAAGATCTGGACATTGTATGTGAGAGATTTACTACGAGTAAACTGCAAAAATTTGAAGACTTGGCTAGTATTTCTACATACGGTTTTAGGGGTGAG GCATTGGCTAGCATCAGCCACGTTGCCCATGTTACAGTAACAACTAAAACAGCTGATGCAAAGTGTGCATACAG AGCTACTTACAGTGATGGAAAAATTAAAGCCCCTCCGAAGCCCTGTGCTGGAAACCAAGGAACTCAGATCACG gtTGAAGATCTTTTTTATAATGTAAATACAAGgaggaaagctttaaaaaatccaaatgaaGAATATGCAAAAATACTAGAAGTTGTGAGCAG GTATGCCATCCATAACTCAGGCATCAGCTTTTCAGTTAAAAAG CAAGGTGATACCGTGTCAGATGTTAGAACCTTATCAAACGCCTCAACAGTAGACAACATTAGGTCCATCTTTGGAAATGCTGTTAGCAG GGAACTGATAGAAGTGGGCTGTGAAGATCCAAGTCTGgcctttaaaatgaaaggctACATCACGAATGCAAACTACTCTGTGaagaaatgtatatttttactCTTCATCAACc aTCGATTGGTAGAGTCAGCCGCTCTGCGGAAAGCCATAGAAACTGTGTATGCTGCTTATTTGCCAAAAAGTACACATCCCTTCCTATACTTAAG ccTGGAAATAGCCCCCCAGAATGTAGATGTGAACGTGCACCCTACAAAACACGAGGTCCATTTCCTTCATGAAGACAGTATTCTGGAGCGTGTGCAACAACATGTAGAGAGCAAGTTATTGGGCTCTAATTCTTCAAGGATGTACTTTACTCAG ACACTGCTTCCGGGGGCCGACTGCTCTTCCAGTGAGGTTGTAAAACCAGCAGCAAACTCTTCTGCAGTTACCAAAGGAACCAGTGATAAAGTTTACGCCCATCAGATGGTCCGCACGGATTCCCGAGAGCAGAAATTGGatgcttttcttcagccagtGAACAACCCCCTAAGTACGGGCCCCACTGAGGTGACCACAGAGGTTAATGCAGGACCTTCAGAGGGTGTGGGCAGGCCACAGGATGCTGAAATGGAAGATGACAGCGATCTGGTTGAAATGGCTGATGTTCAGGAGGACACACAGATGCCTGGGGGGCCGAGTGAGAGCGGACACTTGTCTCCTGAGCCAGTGCCTCCTCG AAAGAGACCACGGGAAGACGTGGACGTAGAAATGGAGAAAGATGACACAAGGAAGGACATgactgctgcctgcacccctaGGAGAAGAATTATCAACTTGACCAGTGTATTGACTCTCCAGGAGGAAATCAGTAACCAGGCCCATGCAA ATCTTCAGGAGATGCTACATGATCACTCATTTGTCGGCTGTGTCGGTCCTCAGTGGGCTCTGGCCCAATATCAGACAAAACTGTATCTTCTCAATACAACAAGACTCAG CCAAGAACTCTTCTACCAGATACTTATTTATGACTTTGCAAACTTCGGAGTCTTAAGGTTGTCT GAGCCAGCTCCTCTGTATGAACTTTCAATGCTTGCTTTAGAGGATCCTGAAAGTGGGTGGACAGAAGAAGATGGCCCAAAAGAAGGGCTTGCCGAGTACATCGTGGagtttctgaaaaagaagactgaaatgctgaaagattatttttctcttgaaattgATGAG GAAGGAAACCTTCTTGGGTTACCACTTCTGATAGACAACTATGTTCCGCCGCTGGAAGGACTGCCTATGTTTATCCTGCGCTTGGCCACAGAG GTAAACTGGGATGAAGAAAAGGAGTGTTTTGAAAGCCTAAGTAAAGAATTAGCTATGTTCTACTCCATTAGAAAGCAATATATAATAGATGAAGCCAACCTGACAAACTCTCAG aatgaaGATTCTGACTCTGGTTCAACAACATGGAAATGGACTGTGGAACATGTACTTTACAAAGCTTTTAGGACACATCTTTTACCTCCTAAACACTTCACAGAAGATGGCAACATTTTGCAGCTTGCGAACCTGCCTGACCTGTATAAAGTTTTTGAGAGATGTTGA
- the MLH1 gene encoding DNA mismatch repair protein Mlh1 isoform X2 — protein MAGVIRRLDEAVVNRIAAGEVIQRPANAIKEMIENCLDAKSTSIQVVVKEGGLKLIQVQDNGCGIRKEDLDIVCERFTTSKLQKFEDLASISTYGFRGEALASISHVAHVTVTTKTADAKCAYRATYSDGKIKAPPKPCAGNQGTQITVEDLFYNVNTRRKALKNPNEEYAKILEVVSRYAIHNSGISFSVKKQGDTVSDVRTLSNASTVDNIRSIFGNAVSRELIEVGCEDPSLAFKMKGYITNANYSVKKCIFLLFINHRLVESAALRKAIETVYAAYLPKSTHPFLYLSLEIAPQNVDVNVHPTKHEVHFLHEDSILERVQQHVESKLLGSNSSRMYFTQTLLPGADCSSSEVVKPAANSSAVTKGTSDKVYAHQMVRTDSREQKLDAFLQPVNNPLSTGPTEVTTEVNAGPSEGVGRPQDAEMEDDSDLVEMADVQEDTQMPGGPSESGHLSPEPVPPRKRPREDVDVEMEKDDTRKDMTAACTPRRRIINLTSVLTLQEEISNQAHANLQEMLHDHSFVGCVGPQWALAQYQTKLYLLNTTRLSQELFYQILIYDFANFGVLRLSEPAPLYELSMLALEDPESGWTEEDGPKEGLAEYIVEFLKKKTEMLKDYFSLEIDEQQRCLAGRKPSWVTTSDRQLCSAAGRTAYVYPALGHRGKLG, from the exons ATGGCCGGTGTAATCCGGCGGCTGGATGAAGCCGTGGTGAACCGCATCGCGGCCGGCGAGGTCATCCAGAGGCCGGCGAACGCCATCAAGGAGATGATAGAGAACTG TTTGGATGCTAAATCTACGAGTATCCAGGTAGTAGTTAAAGAAGGTGGTCTGAAGCTCATCCAGGTCCAAGATAACGGCTGTGGTATCAGA AAAGAAGATCTGGACATTGTATGTGAGAGATTTACTACGAGTAAACTGCAAAAATTTGAAGACTTGGCTAGTATTTCTACATACGGTTTTAGGGGTGAG GCATTGGCTAGCATCAGCCACGTTGCCCATGTTACAGTAACAACTAAAACAGCTGATGCAAAGTGTGCATACAG AGCTACTTACAGTGATGGAAAAATTAAAGCCCCTCCGAAGCCCTGTGCTGGAAACCAAGGAACTCAGATCACG gtTGAAGATCTTTTTTATAATGTAAATACAAGgaggaaagctttaaaaaatccaaatgaaGAATATGCAAAAATACTAGAAGTTGTGAGCAG GTATGCCATCCATAACTCAGGCATCAGCTTTTCAGTTAAAAAG CAAGGTGATACCGTGTCAGATGTTAGAACCTTATCAAACGCCTCAACAGTAGACAACATTAGGTCCATCTTTGGAAATGCTGTTAGCAG GGAACTGATAGAAGTGGGCTGTGAAGATCCAAGTCTGgcctttaaaatgaaaggctACATCACGAATGCAAACTACTCTGTGaagaaatgtatatttttactCTTCATCAACc aTCGATTGGTAGAGTCAGCCGCTCTGCGGAAAGCCATAGAAACTGTGTATGCTGCTTATTTGCCAAAAAGTACACATCCCTTCCTATACTTAAG ccTGGAAATAGCCCCCCAGAATGTAGATGTGAACGTGCACCCTACAAAACACGAGGTCCATTTCCTTCATGAAGACAGTATTCTGGAGCGTGTGCAACAACATGTAGAGAGCAAGTTATTGGGCTCTAATTCTTCAAGGATGTACTTTACTCAG ACACTGCTTCCGGGGGCCGACTGCTCTTCCAGTGAGGTTGTAAAACCAGCAGCAAACTCTTCTGCAGTTACCAAAGGAACCAGTGATAAAGTTTACGCCCATCAGATGGTCCGCACGGATTCCCGAGAGCAGAAATTGGatgcttttcttcagccagtGAACAACCCCCTAAGTACGGGCCCCACTGAGGTGACCACAGAGGTTAATGCAGGACCTTCAGAGGGTGTGGGCAGGCCACAGGATGCTGAAATGGAAGATGACAGCGATCTGGTTGAAATGGCTGATGTTCAGGAGGACACACAGATGCCTGGGGGGCCGAGTGAGAGCGGACACTTGTCTCCTGAGCCAGTGCCTCCTCG AAAGAGACCACGGGAAGACGTGGACGTAGAAATGGAGAAAGATGACACAAGGAAGGACATgactgctgcctgcacccctaGGAGAAGAATTATCAACTTGACCAGTGTATTGACTCTCCAGGAGGAAATCAGTAACCAGGCCCATGCAA ATCTTCAGGAGATGCTACATGATCACTCATTTGTCGGCTGTGTCGGTCCTCAGTGGGCTCTGGCCCAATATCAGACAAAACTGTATCTTCTCAATACAACAAGACTCAG CCAAGAACTCTTCTACCAGATACTTATTTATGACTTTGCAAACTTCGGAGTCTTAAGGTTGTCT GAGCCAGCTCCTCTGTATGAACTTTCAATGCTTGCTTTAGAGGATCCTGAAAGTGGGTGGACAGAAGAAGATGGCCCAAAAGAAGGGCTTGCCGAGTACATCGTGGagtttctgaaaaagaagactgaaatgctgaaagattatttttctcttgaaattgATGAG cagcagcGTTGCCTTGCAGGAAGGAAACCTTCTTGGGTTACCACTTCTGATAGACAACTATGTTCCGCCGCTGGAAGGACTGCCTATGTTTATCCTGCGCTTGGCCACAGAG GTAAACTGGGATGA
- the STARD3NL gene encoding STARD3 N-terminal-like protein isoform X4, translating to MNRVPGDAENTHSSSVESCPSLRDVHSINPADLMARIESYEGREKKGISDVRRTFCLFVTFDLLFITLLWIIELNVKGGIETALEKEVLHYDYSSSYFDIFLFSQGAFGYMLPIISFILAWIETWFLDFKVLPQEAEEENRFLIAQDASERAAFLHPGVLSDGQFYSPPESVAGSDEDSEEKQDSEKPVV from the exons ATGAATCGGGTGCCAGGTGATGCAGAAAATACTCACAGCAGCAGTGTGGAATCCTGTCCTTCCTTGCGGGATGTTCACTCCATCAACCCAGCGGACCTGATGGCAAGGATTGAGTCGTatgaaggcagagagaagaaaggcatATCAGATGTCAGGAGgactttctgtttgtttgttacATTTGATCTCTTATTCATAACCTTGCTGTGGATAATAGAATTAAAT GTAAAAGGAGGCATTGAGACTGCCTTAGAGAAAGAAGTCCTACACTATGACTACTCTTCTTCATATTTTGATATATTT ctGTTCTCACAGGGTGCTTTTGGCTACATGCTGCCCATCATATCCTTCATACTTGCCTGGATTGAAACTTGGTTCTTGGACTTCAAAGTGTTGCCACAAgaagctgaggaagaaaaca gatTTTTGATAGCACAGGATGCTTCTGAACGAGCAGCTTTTCTTCACCCAGGAGTCCTCTCTGATGGGCAGTTCTATTCTCCTCCTGAATCTGTAGCAG GATCTGATGAAgactctgaagaaaaacaagacagtGAGAAACCAGTTGTATAG
- the STARD3NL gene encoding STARD3 N-terminal-like protein isoform X3 gives MNRVPGDAENTHSSSVESCPSLRDVHSINPADLMARIESYEGREKKGISDVRRTFCLFVTFDLLFITLLWIIELNVKGGIETALEKEVLHYDYSSSYFDIFFTTAVTSAFLLAKVIISQLFSQGAFGYMLPIISFILAWIETWFLDFKVLPQEAEEENRFLIAQDASERAAFLHPGVLSDGQFYSPPESVAGSDEDSEEKQDSEKPVV, from the exons ATGAATCGGGTGCCAGGTGATGCAGAAAATACTCACAGCAGCAGTGTGGAATCCTGTCCTTCCTTGCGGGATGTTCACTCCATCAACCCAGCGGACCTGATGGCAAGGATTGAGTCGTatgaaggcagagagaagaaaggcatATCAGATGTCAGGAGgactttctgtttgtttgttacATTTGATCTCTTATTCATAACCTTGCTGTGGATAATAGAATTAAAT GTAAAAGGAGGCATTGAGACTGCCTTAGAGAAAGAAGTCCTACACTATGACTACTCTTCTTCATATTTTGATATATTT TTTACAACAGCAGTGACCAGTGCCTTTTTATTAGCAAAAGTAATTATTTCACAG ctGTTCTCACAGGGTGCTTTTGGCTACATGCTGCCCATCATATCCTTCATACTTGCCTGGATTGAAACTTGGTTCTTGGACTTCAAAGTGTTGCCACAAgaagctgaggaagaaaaca gatTTTTGATAGCACAGGATGCTTCTGAACGAGCAGCTTTTCTTCACCCAGGAGTCCTCTCTGATGGGCAGTTCTATTCTCCTCCTGAATCTGTAGCAG GATCTGATGAAgactctgaagaaaaacaagacagtGAGAAACCAGTTGTATAG
- the STARD3NL gene encoding STARD3 N-terminal-like protein isoform X2 has translation MNRVPGDAENTHSSSVESCPSLRDVHSINPADLMARIESYEGREKKGISDVRRTFCLFVTFDLLFITLLWIIELNVKGGIETALEKEVLHYDYSSSYFDIFLLAVFRFKVLILAYAMCRLRHWWAIALFSQGAFGYMLPIISFILAWIETWFLDFKVLPQEAEEENRFLIAQDASERAAFLHPGVLSDGQFYSPPESVAGSDEDSEEKQDSEKPVV, from the exons ATGAATCGGGTGCCAGGTGATGCAGAAAATACTCACAGCAGCAGTGTGGAATCCTGTCCTTCCTTGCGGGATGTTCACTCCATCAACCCAGCGGACCTGATGGCAAGGATTGAGTCGTatgaaggcagagagaagaaaggcatATCAGATGTCAGGAGgactttctgtttgtttgttacATTTGATCTCTTATTCATAACCTTGCTGTGGATAATAGAATTAAAT GTAAAAGGAGGCATTGAGACTGCCTTAGAGAAAGAAGTCCTACACTATGACTACTCTTCTTCATATTTTGATATATTT CTACTGGCAGTCTTTCGATTTAAGGTGTTAATACTTGCATATGCAATGTGCAGACTGCGCCATTGGTGGGCAATAGCT ctGTTCTCACAGGGTGCTTTTGGCTACATGCTGCCCATCATATCCTTCATACTTGCCTGGATTGAAACTTGGTTCTTGGACTTCAAAGTGTTGCCACAAgaagctgaggaagaaaaca gatTTTTGATAGCACAGGATGCTTCTGAACGAGCAGCTTTTCTTCACCCAGGAGTCCTCTCTGATGGGCAGTTCTATTCTCCTCCTGAATCTGTAGCAG GATCTGATGAAgactctgaagaaaaacaagacagtGAGAAACCAGTTGTATAG
- the STARD3NL gene encoding STARD3 N-terminal-like protein isoform X1: MNRVPGDAENTHSSSVESCPSLRDVHSINPADLMARIESYEGREKKGISDVRRTFCLFVTFDLLFITLLWIIELNVKGGIETALEKEVLHYDYSSSYFDIFLLAVFRFKVLILAYAMCRLRHWWAIAFTTAVTSAFLLAKVIISQLFSQGAFGYMLPIISFILAWIETWFLDFKVLPQEAEEENRFLIAQDASERAAFLHPGVLSDGQFYSPPESVAGSDEDSEEKQDSEKPVV; the protein is encoded by the exons ATGAATCGGGTGCCAGGTGATGCAGAAAATACTCACAGCAGCAGTGTGGAATCCTGTCCTTCCTTGCGGGATGTTCACTCCATCAACCCAGCGGACCTGATGGCAAGGATTGAGTCGTatgaaggcagagagaagaaaggcatATCAGATGTCAGGAGgactttctgtttgtttgttacATTTGATCTCTTATTCATAACCTTGCTGTGGATAATAGAATTAAAT GTAAAAGGAGGCATTGAGACTGCCTTAGAGAAAGAAGTCCTACACTATGACTACTCTTCTTCATATTTTGATATATTT CTACTGGCAGTCTTTCGATTTAAGGTGTTAATACTTGCATATGCAATGTGCAGACTGCGCCATTGGTGGGCAATAGCT TTTACAACAGCAGTGACCAGTGCCTTTTTATTAGCAAAAGTAATTATTTCACAG ctGTTCTCACAGGGTGCTTTTGGCTACATGCTGCCCATCATATCCTTCATACTTGCCTGGATTGAAACTTGGTTCTTGGACTTCAAAGTGTTGCCACAAgaagctgaggaagaaaaca gatTTTTGATAGCACAGGATGCTTCTGAACGAGCAGCTTTTCTTCACCCAGGAGTCCTCTCTGATGGGCAGTTCTATTCTCCTCCTGAATCTGTAGCAG GATCTGATGAAgactctgaagaaaaacaagacagtGAGAAACCAGTTGTATAG